The DNA region GCATCAGCGAGGCGGAACGCCTCATCGAAGAAGGAGTCCGACCGTGAACCCGGTGAAGATCAGCGGGGCGCCCCGCTCCGACAAGCGCGACGGCCTGGCCCATCTGGCCCACCTGGAGCTCGACGACGAGCTGATCGTCGTCGCCCGTGTGCGGGTGGCGCAGGTGACCGAGAAGACCAGCGACGACGGGGAGACCATCCGGACGTTGACCCTCCACCCGATCGAAGTGGAGGCCATCGACGACCTCGACGAGTCGAAGGCGCTGCTCGACCGGCTGCGGGTCCTGCGGGCGTTGCGCTCCGGGCAGGACGGCCTGCCGTTCGACCCTGACACCGGGGAGGTGCGGTGAGTCTCCGTTGGGGTTGGCCTCGGCAGGTGGTGAAGGCGGCGCCGCCGCGGCTCGACCCGACCGCCGTCGAGCTGCGCCTGCGGGCCGACCTGGCCCGCTTGGAGGGGGAGCTGACGGTCGCCAGGGCCGAACGTGACCTGGCGGTGAGCAACGCGCAGGGGTGGCAGCGGCAGTGCGACGCCATCTCCGGCGCGCTGGTCGAGGCGCGCCGCTCGGTGTGCACCCATGGCGCCGACATGGTCCCTCGGGCCCAGGCGGTTGCCCTGGCGGCAGAGGTGGAGCGGCTGCAGCGCCTCGTCGAAGTGCCGCGGGTGACGCCGTGAGGCCGCTGGTGGCGGTGGCGACGCCGTTCACCACCGGACTGCTGGCCGACCTGGCCGACGTACTGAGGCATCGCCGTATGGCCGACGAGATCGTGGTGCTGGTCGAGGTGCTGCCGGACGGCAGCGGCCGGGTGCTGCTCGCCGTCGACGACGACCAGCCGGCAGCCGAAGACGAGGTCCCGCCGTGGGTCGCGACGTCATCGGCCTCCAGGGCGTCGGCGACGCTGGCGGATCAGGTCGCCGCCGAGATCGAGGCCGCCGTCGCCCCACCCGCTGTCCCGTCTTCTGTCCCGTCTTCTGTCCCGGCGAAGAAGAAGCCGGCGAAGCGTCAGCCCGCCCAGGGCGGTACGTGCCCGGAGTGCGAGGCGGGGCCGTTCACGCCGGTCGGGCTGGGTGTGCACCGGGCCCGCAAGCACGGCGTGAAGGGAGCCACCGTGCGGCCCGCCGCTGCACCCGGCTCCGTAGCTCAACTGGAGAGCGCCGGCCCAGCAACAACGGCCGGCGATGCGGGTTCGAGTCCCGTCGGAGCCACTGCGGGCGGGCTGGGATACGGCTGGCCGCTGCCCGTCCCAGCGAAGCAGCCGGGCCCGGTGCTCGACCTGCCAGAGCTGCGACTGGTGGGCCGGCACTCCGACCGATCTGGCCCGCCACGCCCAGCGCGCCCACGGCCGGCAGCTGCGCCCTTCCGAACGGCGGCCGGTCACCGGCGACGAGCTCGACGACATGAAGGCCAGCCGATGACCGGCCTGGCGAGGCGGGGCCGCTGGCAGCTGCGCAAGGCCCGCCGCGCGGTGCTCGACCGTTCGGGCGGGGCGTGCGAAGCGCGGATCGCGAGGGCGGCGTGCACGGGCCGCGCCGACCACGTCCACCACGTCCTGCCCCGCTCCGCCGGCGGCGGCGACACCCCCGAGGGCCTGCTGGCGGTGTGCCGCCGCTGCCACGACTGGATCCACGCCCACCCGGCGTGGGCCCGCCAGGTCGGCCTGCTCCGCTCCCGATGGGAGGCACAGTGACGAATCTGGCCGCTCACGTCACCGAGCGCGACTGGTCGGGCCTGGTGGTGAGCCTCGCCCAGCTGTGCGGCTGGCACGCCTACCACACCCTCGACTCGCGGGGCTCCGGGTACGGCTGGCCTGATCTGGTGCTCGCCCGCCCCCCCGAGCTGCTCGTCGTCGAGCTCAAGAGCGAGAAGGGGAAGGTCACCGCCGCCCAGCAGGACTGGCTGGACCGGCTCGCCGGCTGCGGCGTCGAGGTCGCCGTGTGGCGCCCACGCGACTGGGGTGAGGTCGAGGCGCGCCTCCGCCGTGCAACCCAACCCGGACGGCACGACGGTCACATTCCCGACGTCCGGGGCTCCGAGAGGCACGCTGTGATGGCCTGGGAGACGTTCGTGGCGGCCGTGGTGCTCCTGGCCATGTCGATCGTCCCAGCGGTCGTGTGGACCCTGTGGGACCGTGTGCGGGGCGACGAGTGAGCACGCTGACCGAGTCGGAGGCGTGGGCGCAGGCGTCCGGGATCGCCCAGTCGCTGCGCACCGCTCTCGACGACCGCGGCCTCCCCCTGCCGATCGCCGTCGACCGGCCTGTCCCCGGCGTCGACCGCGAATGGCGGGTGTTCGTCACCTGCACCCCCGCCGAAGCCGAACGGCTCGTCGAGCTGCTGAGGGGGGCGTGATGGGCGGCTGGTGGCGGGTCGAGGCGGCCACCTGGCTGGCGATGGGGATCGCGTGGGGGTGGCTGGCCCGCAGCGTCCGCCAAGCCCACCTCGACCAGCGGCGGCCCGCACGGCGGCGCCCATCGCACCTGGAGCCGCTCACCGAAGCGACGCCGCGTCTGCGGCTCGTACCCCCCGAAGAAGGAGACGTCGCATGACCAAGATCCGGGCGGTGCTCGCCGCCGCAGCCCTACTGCTGCTGTCCGCTGGTTGCACGCCACGCGAGGAGTTCCTGGAGACGACCCGGCTGCTCGGCGCGTCGCCGCAGGAGCAGGTGTGCTGGGATCGGATCATCACCCGCGAGTCGGGCGGCGATCCGACGGTGACCGGTTCGGCCGGCGAGCGGGGCCTGGTGCAGATCCACCCGGTGCACCGGTCGTGGCTGGGCGGCTGGTGGGACCGGCTGTACAGGGGGCACGAGGCCTCGGTGAGCTGAAGGCGGCGGTAGGCGGGGCGGTCCCGTGGAGGGAGAGGCTGCCCACAGGATGGGCTCGACGCCACATGAACGGCCTGCGAAGCGATCGTCGGCGGCGGAGCGATGGTCCGTCGTCCCGTCCTCGTCGGGCTGCGGCCCGGGCCGCTCCTGAGAAGAGCAGACCGAATGAGGCCCTGACCGTTGCCGCTGCGGCGGCCTACTGGTCGCAGGCCACCGGCTACGGCGGCGCCGTGTACGACAGCGACTTCGAGCCGGAGTGCCTGCTCGAAACCTTGCCCGCCCATGCGCCGGCTGATCGCCGACGACGCGTTGAGGGCGCTCGCCGCCCGGGACTCCGGCCCCCGCGACACAGGGCACCGGCACTGGCTCGAGTACATGCGGCTGTTCGACCTGTGGTTTGCCGCTCTCGACGCCGAAGCGGAGCTGCGCTGATGGGCAGCGACAACCTCTCGGCCCTGTTCACCTGGCGGTCGGCTGTCGTCGAGTCCGACCTGGCGTCGACCACCCGCCACGTCGCGCTGACGCTGTCGCTGCACATGAGCGAGCGGGGCGACTCGTGCTGGCCGTCCGTGCGGACCTTGGCCCGCGAGACCGGCCTCGACGAGCGCACCGTACGCGGCCACCTCCACGTGCTCCTGGAGGGCGGATGGTTGGAGCGGGTGGCCCGTAACGGCGGAGAGTGGTCGGAAGGGCGCCCGGCCCTGTACCGGGCGACGCACCCAACCGCGGGTCCTGCACCCGCGGTCGACGAGCCAGACAACCCCACGAACCGCGGGTCCTCCACCCGCGGGTCCTCCACCCGCGGGTCCTCCACCCGGTCAACCGCGGGTCCTGACGCGCCAACCGCGGGTCCTGCACCCGCGCGTACTGAGGACGACAAGAGGACGTCAGTGAGGACGTCATCTCTCGCGCAGGTTGCGACGGAGCGTCGCGATCCGACGCTCCCTGTCGGCTTCGACGCGTTCTGGTCGGCCTACCCGCTGAAGGTCGGGAAACGCACCGCGCTCCGCGCGTGGCAGAACGCGCTGAAACGCGCCGACCAGCACACCATCCTCGCCGGCCTCGCCAGAGTCGCCCCACACTTCAAGCCCGGCTTCACCCCCCATCCGACGACCTGGCTCAACCGGGACGGCTGGGACGACCAGGTCGTCGCCCACGAGCTCGCGGGCAACCTCCAACGCCTCGAAGCGCTCCGAACGCCGCCCGGCACGACACTCCACTCCGAGGGCATGGTCTCCTACGACGCGCCGGCGGTGAAGTACCTGTGACGCTCAGCGACGACGACCGCCGCCTGCGGGCCATCGGCGTGCTCATGGTCGCCTGGCCGCACCTCGACTGGCCCGAAGCGACCGTCACCCTGTGGGCCGGGTTCCTCCGAGAGTTCAGCCCGATCACCATCGAACGGGCCGCCGAGCGTGCCGTCCGCAGCGAGGAGCGGCTCCCGTCCATCGCCAAGTTCTGCGGCATGTGCGAGAGCCTCACCCCACGCGACCCGGCCGGCCCGCCGCCACCCAGGCTGCCTGCCGGCCCGTCCTGCCCGCCCGACGTCGCCGCCCAGTGGATCGCCACCATCCGAGGCCAGCTGCGAGGAGCGTCGGGCCCGCTGGCCCGCAACCTGAGGGAGAGCCTGTGACCGTCGTCGGAGCGTCGTTCGCCGTGTCCTGCCCGCGGTGCGCCGGGCCGCTCGACTGGGTCAACACCGGCCAGCCAGCAGACGCCGGCACCCGCACCACCAGCATCGTCCGCTGCCAGCCCTGCCGCATCGAATGGCAGATCACCGCCACCCTCCGACCGGTCCACCAGCCGTGACCCAGCCCGACGACCTCACCCGCCTCGCCGGCTGGCTCGCCGACCAGCAGGCCACCGTCGCCGCCCGCATGGCCCAACTCGTCGCAACGATGCGCGCCGCCCAACCCGGCATCCGCGCCCGCAGCTACGACAGCCCGCCCATCAGCGGCACCCGCCCACACGCCTACCCGCCCGACATGCTCGAACGCGACGAGGTCGGCCAGGACATGCGCCGCCTACGCCAGGCCCTCGTCGCCCAACGCCGCCAGCTCGACGTCGCCCTGTTCCTCGCCAGCAAGTACCTCGACCCGCCCGCCCCGCCACGACCACAGGACCGCGGGCTGTCCAAGTGCGCCAACGCGTTCGGCTGCCCGGACGACGCCTGGGCCGAACCCGGCCGGGCCGGCAGGTGCTACGCCTGCTGGCGCCACCGACGGGCGCAAGCCGTCGACCGGCGGGCTGTGACCAACGACCAGCCGCACGCCTTGCCTTGACTTGACAAACGCGTCGTGCAAACCTCTAGGCACCACCCGACTGTCCCAGCCACAG from Acidimicrobiales bacterium includes:
- a CDS encoding VRR-NUC domain-containing protein → MGGTVTNLAAHVTERDWSGLVVSLAQLCGWHAYHTLDSRGSGYGWPDLVLARPPELLVVELKSEKGKVTAAQQDWLDRLAGCGVEVAVWRPRDWGEVEARLRRATQPGRHDGHIPDVRGSERHAVMAWETFVAAVVLLAMSIVPAVVWTLWDRVRGDE
- a CDS encoding helix-turn-helix domain-containing protein, translating into MGSDNLSALFTWRSAVVESDLASTTRHVALTLSLHMSERGDSCWPSVRTLARETGLDERTVRGHLHVLLEGGWLERVARNGGEWSEGRPALYRATHPTAGPAPAVDEPDNPTNRGSSTRGSSTRGSSTRSTAGPDAPTAGPAPARTEDDKRTSVRTSSLAQVATERRDPTLPVGFDAFWSAYPLKVGKRTALRAWQNALKRADQHTILAGLARVAPHFKPGFTPHPTTWLNRDGWDDQVVAHELAGNLQRLEALRTPPGTTLHSEGMVSYDAPAVKYL
- a CDS encoding HNH endonuclease: MTGLARRGRWQLRKARRAVLDRSGGACEARIARAACTGRADHVHHVLPRSAGGGDTPEGLLAVCRRCHDWIHAHPAWARQVGLLRSRWEAQ